A portion of the Pseudomonadota bacterium genome contains these proteins:
- a CDS encoding phosphate transport system regulatory protein PhoU — AVTAGRHLERIADHATNIAEDVIYLIDAEIVRHTPEVYNEEP; from the coding sequence GGCGGTCACCGCCGGTCGGCATCTGGAAAGAATAGCCGATCACGCGACCAATATCGCTGAAGACGTGATCTATCTGATCGATGCCGAGATCGTCAGGCACACCCCTGAGGTTTACAACGAAGAACCGTGA